From the genome of Romeriopsis navalis LEGE 11480:
TCAGTCAATCAGGCCAAATGCCAAAATGCTCCGCACTGCGTCCTAATCGCCGAATGCTATTGCCGTCATATCCTCGATCGACCAACCGACTCACCCACGAAACCAGAAAGGACGCAACCCCTAGAGATCGCGCCCTCCCAGGCAATCAAATCAAGCAGACTCATTCACTACCGCAAAATCGGTGCCGTCTGAGCTTCCATTTCAACTGGATTCAACATCGCCACCGGCGGCTGCTTCGCCCGATTTGCGATCAACGTCGGCACCGCATCACGCAAGCGCGCTGTTAACTGCACTGTCTTCGCATCATAAATCTGGGTCAAAAGCTTCGGATAGAAACCAATGCCAATGATCGGCACGAGCAAACAAGCAATGATGAAGATCTCACGCGGTTCGGCGTCAATCAATTGCTGCTCTTCCACCAGCTCTTGGTTCTCCGGCCCGTAGAAGATTTCACGCAACATCGACAGCAGATAAACCGGGGTCAGAATCACACCGATCGCCGCCAAAATCACGATCACCACCTTAAACGGCGTCGCATAGGCATCACTCGTCGCAAACCCAACAAACACCATCAGCTCGGCCACAAAGCCGCTCATCCCCGGCAATGCCAAGGAAGCCATCGAACAAACCGTAAACATCGAGAAGATCTTTGGCATCTTCTGGGCCACACCGCCCATCTCACTCAGGATCAAGGTGTGTGTCCGATCGTAGGTCGCGCCTACCAAGAAGAACAGGCTCGCCCCGATCAAACCGTGGGACACCATTTGCAGCACTGCGCCGCTCATCCCCAAGTCGGTAAACGAAGCAATCCCGATCAGCACAAAGCCCATATGGGAAATCGAAGAATAGGCAATCTTCCGCTTCAGGTTCCGCTGGGCAAACGACGTGAGCGCCGCATAGATGATATTCACCACACCCAACACAATCAGGATCGGTGCAATCTGGGCATGGGCCCCCGGCAACATTTCCGCATTCATCCGAATAAACGCATAGCCGCCCATCTTCAGCAGAATCCCCGCCAGCAACATATGCACAGGCGCAGTCGCCTCACCGTGGGCATCCGGCAACCAAGTATGGAACGGAATCACCGGCAACTTCACCGCATAGGCAATAAAGAACGCCACATAAATCCAAATCTGGAACGTTTGGGTGTAATTCTTCAGACCCAGCGCATGCATGTCAAACGTCACATCGCCGCCGTAGAACGCCAACGCCAACGCCGCCACGAGGATAAACAGCGATCCCCCAGCGGTATAGAGAATAAACTTCGTCGCCGCATACAGGCGCTTCTTACCGCCCCAAATCGATAGGAGTAAGTAGACCGGAATCAGCTCCAGCTCCCAGGCGAGGAAGAACACCAACATGTCCTGCACCGCAAACACCGCAATCTGGGCGCCGTACATCGACAGCAGCAGAAAGAAGAATAGCTTCGGTTTAAAAGTCACTGGCCAAGATGCCAACACCGCCAGGGTCGTAATGAACCCCGTCAGAATAATCAGCGGCATCGACAGACCATCGGCACCAACAGACCAATTCAGATCCAACTGCGGCACCCAACTGTAGCGCTCCATCAGTTGCATTTCGGAACTGGAAAAATCGTATTCCTTGTAAAAGGCGGTAATAATCAGTAGAAAGTCAACGACAGCGACGATCAAGGAGTACCAGCGAACCGTCTTACCGTCTTTGTCGGGAATGATTGGAAGGGCTAACGCCGCCACGATCGGGAGGAGAATAATCGTCGTCAGCCAAGGGAAACTAGCAGTTAGCATAGCGTTGCTCCGCCTGGATGTAGAAAAGGGGTGGGATTGACTCAAGGCAGATCAGGGCGCGATCGCCCCTAACGCTCAGGCAGTCATAAATAATGGTGGTAAAAATTTTCCGTCGTTCAAATCATGTAGTGGGTAAAGCTGCTATGGGTCAAACTGCCAACAGCAAGCATGCTCACAACAACTCTTCAAAAAACAACTGCGTCAATCGCAACGTGATCATGCAGCTAGGGAACCGATGCCGCACTTACGACCACCTCCGTATCACAGTCATTTCTCAATAAAGCGTCGTAGAACGTTACCGAAATTCTAAACAACCCCAATTGAACATCTCGGGAAATTGATGCACTTCTTTAGATTTGCGCCGCGATCCCCGCATGACCCGCCACAAAACTTCATTTTTCCCGGCGTAAGTACCATGACTTGCCGTAACAATTCGCAATCTTCGACGCAATGTCTTTTGACGTGCACCGAGGCCAATCCGCACAATTGCGATTGCCCAGTGATTTACCTCTAGAGACCGAGAACACCATGCTGAAAAAAATTACCGCCGCCCTCGTTGCGATGATTGGCACAATCGCCTTTCTCACGAGCTCACCCGCCTATGCGGCTGACGCAGATGCCGGTAAGCAAATCTTTAGCGCCAACTGCGCCGCCTGTCATGCCGGTGGACGCAATGCCGTCAACCCAGCAAAGACTTTACAAAAGGGTGACCTCGAGCAATACGGGATGTTTGATGCCACCGCCATCATCACTCAAGTAACCAACGGCAAAGGCGCAATGCCAGCCTTCAGCAGTAAACTCGACGCCACACAAATTGAAAACGTGGCCGCCTACGTTTTGGCTCAAGCCGAGAATGGCTGGGCCAAGTAAACCCCACGGCGCAATTGGCCGCACTTAATTGCCTTTCCTCGGGAAGCCACAAACCAACGTTGGGCTTCCTTTTTGTCATTTAACTGAGAACAAATCGACTGATGAAACGACGCTCAAACCAATTTATCAACATCACATTGCCGATCGTCGGTGCCGCCCTGCTCAGCTTTGTTGCCCCGACGATCGCCCACGATCACAACCACCCCAAACTGGTGGCAAAACCCACGAGCGGGAAAATGCCTCACGCCCAGCCAGATCATTCAAAGCTGACCAAACCGAAAATGCCTGACGCGAAAATGCGAGGGCACCATCACCACAAAAAAATCGCGATCCCCGCCGGACAACTAGTGCCCAAAGTCAGCCTGAAAATTGAGCCTGATGCCATCAAAGGCTGGAATATGCAGATCACGCTCGAGAACTTCGAATTCACACCCGATCGGATCAACCAAGAAAGTCAAACGACCAACGGCCACGCCCATTTAATGCTCAACGGTCGCAAAATTGCACGGCTCTATGGCACGCGCTATCACATCCCCAAACTGCCCCAAGGCAAGAACATCCTCGCGGTTGTACTCAATACCAACCAGCACGAAGAATTGACCTACCAAGGCAAACCGATCGCTGGCACCGTCATCATTGAGGTTCCATAAAGTTTGCGAGCCCGCCGCCGTCCTCGCAAACCCCGACCAACCCAGCCATACCAGTGAAACGACCCATCTGACCAAAAAAAACCGCTAAATCATTCAAGCCAAGTGGTGAAGTGATCCCAATTAATGCGAGGATGTAACAATAGGTAAAAAAACTTATTAACGTTCTTTCAGGAGGCTAACTCTAGTGGCTAAGAAGACGATCGACAGTCTGAGTGCGGCGGACATTCAAGGTAAGAAGGTATTCATCCGGGCTGACTTCAACGTACCCGTGGATGGGGATCGCAAGATTACTGATGATACTCGCATCCGGGCCGCACTGCCGACGATCCAAGCACTGACTGCAAAAGGTGCAAAGGTAATCTTGGCCAGCCACTTCGGTCGTCCTAAAGGTGTTGATGACGCGCTCCGCTTGGATCCCGTTGCGGCACGCTTGTCGGAGCTGCTCGGGAAGCCCGTTGTTAAAGCCAACGACTGCATTGGCGACGAAGTTGCCACCAAAGCCTCCAGCCTCAACGATGGCGATGTGATGTTGCTAGAGAACGTCCGCTTCTACTCCGAAGAAACCAGCAACGATCCTGAGTTCGCGAAAAAGCTCGCTTCGGTTGCGGATTTATTCGTTAACGATGCGTTCGGTACAGCTCACCGGGCACACGCTTCCACCGAAGGTGTGACGAAGTATCTCTCCCCGTCGGTTGCCGGTTTGCTCGTTGAGAAGGAGCTCAAGTTCCTGCAAGACGCGATCGAAAATCCCAAGAAGCCCCTCGCGGCGATCGTGGGTGGCTCCAAAGTCTCCAGCAAAATCGGCGTCATCGAAACCTTGCTCGACAAAGTGGACAAACTGTTTATCGGCGGCGGCATGGTCTTCACGTTCTACAAAGCCCGTGGCTTGAACGTCGGTTCCTCCTTGGTTGAGGAAGACAAGTTGGAATTGGCCAAGATGCTCGAAGCCAAGGCCAAAGAAAAAGGCGTTGATTTGCTCTTGCCGACTGACGTCGTCGTTGCCGACAAGTTCTCCGCTGAAGCCAACACCCAAATCGTCAGCGCGGAAGCAATCCCCGATGGTTGGATGGGCTTAGACATTGGTCCTGATTCAATCAAAACGTTCCAAGCGGCTTTGGCCGATTGCAAGAGCGTCATCTGGAACGGTCCCATGGGCGTATTCGAGATCGACAAGTTTGCCAAAGGCACCGAAGCGGTTGCCCATAGCTTGGCTGAGTTGACCCCCAAGGGTTGCACCACGATTATTGGTGGTGGTGACTCCGTGGCTGCGGTTGAGAAAGTGGGTCTGGCCGATCAAATGAGCCATATCTCCACCGGTGGTGGTGCCAGCCTTGAGCTGCTCGAAGGCAAAGTATTGCCGGGTATCGCTGCGTTGAACGAAGCGTAAATCCAACCCCAACGAGAAAATCAAATATTGGTTGGATAACTGGATCAGGCAAGCCACGTTGGCTTGCCTGATTTTTCTTTTTTGGGTGATACATTCATGACATTTAGCAGTGTTAAGTAAACTCAAACGCCGACAGGCAAACAAATTAGCGCTGAACTACCGATTATCAAACACTTCCGCATCCCATATAAGGAAGAATGGCTCCTCTAGATTTGAAACATTTATTTGCATAACTTTACAATACGCAATATATTGGGATCTGTGCGGTGAGCGCGACGAGCGTTAGTCACCACACAAACAGAACTCCCATGAATGAATTTGTTGCGTCGCGACTCTAAGTATTAACGAGGTTTGAACCATGCCATTTACACTTGATGCCGCTCGGAGTATCTTCCCTGGCACATTGTCAGCCGATGTTGTCCCAGCCACAATCGCTCGCTTCAATCAGCTCAGCAATGAAGATCAACTCGCGCTAATTTGGTTTGCCTACCGGGAAATGGGCAAGAGCATCACAATCGCCGCTCCCGGCGCTGCCCGCATGCAGTTTGCCGAACTGACGCTCGAGAAAATCAAAGGCATGACTGCCAACGAGCAAACTCAGGTCATGTGCGACCTGGCGGAGCATAACGATACGGAGATCAGTCGCACCTATGCGGCTTGGTCCGCCAACATCAAGTTGGGCTTTTGGTATCGCCTCGGCGAATGGATGGACGAAGGACTAGTTGCACCAATTCCTCCGGCTTACGTCCTCTCCGCCAATGCGGTTGCCGTATTCCAGGCAATTCGTGACCTCGAGCCCGGTCAGCAGATTACCGTCTTGCGGAATTCCGTTGTCGATATGGGTTATGACCCAACAAAGCTCGAAGGTGTAGAGCGCGTTGCCGAACCGATCGTCACACCGATGGCCGAAGCCAAACGTGAAAAGGTGACGATCGAAGGCATCGATAACGAGACAGTCTTGAGCTACATGGACAACATGAATGCCAATGACTTTGAAGCCTTGATCAAGCTATTTACTGCAGATGGCGCACTCCAGCCTCCATTCCAGCGGCCGATCGTCGGTTCTGAAGCCGTATTGCGCTTCTTCCGTGAAGATTGCCAAAATCTGAAGCTCATGCCGAAGCAAGGTGTGATTGAACCAGCGGATGAAGGCTTCACTCAGATTAAGGTCACTGGTAAAGTTCAGACGCCTTGGTTTGGTGCCGGTGTCGGGATGAACATGGCTTGGCGCTTCTTGCTCACGCCCGATAACAAAATCTTCTTCGTCGCCATTGACCTCTTGGCTTCACCGAAGGAGCTCCTAAACCTCGCACGATAACCCATAGCTCGTACATCGTGACGATCGATGCTCTGAGTTTATTCCAATTGATCGCCACGAAGCTGACAATCCAGGCGCTCTCGAATTGAGGGCGCTTTTTAATTGTTGACCTTCGAACCGGCAGTTTACGCATTGAGCCAATTACCGATGGACATCGTTGATTCAACCACAACTAATTCCTCACCGGTACCCCATCCGCTCACCGGTCAATGGTCTCTGAGTATCACGATCGCCATCCTAATGAGCTGGGTGAGCACCCTCAGCCTCTTATTAGTGGTGCCAATTCACGACATTCCACTGATTGGGCTGATCATCGCCATATTCGGGCGCGCATTTTTGCACACCGGACTATTTATTTTGGCCCATGACGCAATGCACCAAAATTTACTCCCACGCCATCGGCAACTCAATCACAGAATTGGCCAGTTTTGTGTTGGACTTTATGCTTTTCTCAGCTACCGCAAATGCCGCATGAATCACGGCAAACATCATCAAATCCCGGCTCAGGTCGGCGATCCAGATTTTCATGATGGGATTCATCCGCACCCGGTTTGGTGGTATTTCAAATTTTTGCGCGGTTACCTTTCACTGACCAGTTTCAGTCTGTTTACCGGTGCCTGGATCGGCATTTTCTGGGTCGGTGATACAGCGTTGCACATTGCACCGCTCAATATTTTGCTGTTCTGGCTATTGCCATTAATCCTTAGCTCAACTCAACTATTTATTTTTGGCACCTACTTACCCCATCGTCACGGCACAACGGCTCTACCCGCCAATCCGCTAACGCAACCAACTCAGCTTCTCTGGTCATTATTAAGTTGTTACCATTTTGGCCAATATCATTGGGAGCACCATCGATATCCGCAAACACCCTGGTATCAACTACCTCAAGCCGGCTCTAACCCCATAAATCAACCCTTAACAACGTAAACATTATGAGAGGACTATAGAATTATCAGACAAAACTTATTATGATTTTAACCAATCCTAAGAATCACGCCGAAATCAACCTATCCACCGAACGAAACGATGCAAGTGACTGATATTGAATGGTCTGAGACAGAACAAGCGGTCGCAAGCGCAGCGTTTGATAAAGCCTATAATCGCGAAATCCAGGCGTTAGTTGCCGATATTCGCAGCAAAGTCAATGACCTCAATGCGGTTGAGGATCTCTGGCAGCTCCACGACCTCCTCAGCATTCGACGCCATTCCCTGGATGGCAAATACGATAGTCGCACATCCGCATTGCTGTTCGTCTTTGCCCAATTGCTCCAAGAAGAATTGCTGAGTCTTGACGACTTAGCCGGGCTGAGCCCCGCTAAATTGAAAAAAATCTCGGCTCTCACACGCATGTAAAAGGCAACGATATTCCGCCAAATAAGGGGTCGAGGATAAAATTCCTCGACCCCTTATTTGATGGTTGCGAATTTGGTGGGTCAGATCGGCACGATCGTTGATCGCTAAGCCGCAAAATTCTCTAACTGATCAACCCGCAGCCAAATATTCGGGGTTGGCGTCGCACCAAATTTCACAAAGGCATGATCACCGCGAACTTCCAGGATTTCACCCGGCGTATCAAATAAATAATGCGGCAATCGCTGGTCGCTGGCCTGCACTTCCACACTATTCTCGAGCTTTTCGCGAACCACCCGCACCATTGCGCCTTTCTTAACAGCCATAAACTTGCCTCAAACAGCGATCTCAACTTCGATTCTACCGAGGAATATGCCCAAATCAACAGATGTCTGACCGACATCACCGATACGCCACCACAATCACAAAAAATGACAGCCCCTTGGGAGGGCTGCCAAATCAAAAACAAATCTGCTAGCCAGCCATATTAGGAATTAGCGGTCTCAGCCAAGCGATCCTTAAGCTGCTCCAACGCCGAGGCCCAACGTGGATCAGGCTGAAATGCTGCAATATCAACATGGGCAACTTTATTCCCCTGGCCCTTGCCACCACCTTTACCTTTCGCGCCACCCTTACCTTTGGCCGCTGGCGCATCGTCCGCCTTCTCACGCGGCAACGCCTTCTCAATTTTCAATGTAATCTCATTCACTTCCTGGCCATTGAATTTCTCAATGAACTGGTCCGCTTCCTCGTCCGTCTTCACGGTGACAAATCCAAAACCACGACATTGATTCGTCTTACGATCGGTGATGAGTTTGATCGAGACCGTACTACCGGCAGCTGCAAATGCCGCTTCTAAAGCCTGACGATCAACGTCCTCGGGCAGATTACCAACGTAAAGGCGAATAGACATGGGGAGAAACCTCCAGACGTAGAGTGTTGCGAGTTTACTAAATGAGGAACTGTGGGAGCACAGATTAGTTATTGGGCTAAACGCATATTTAATGCTTCAATCAGCGCGACATGTGCGCTGTCCGAACTCAGCCTGGGTAGACCAATTTCAAACCCTCGCATCGTCTTGCAACCAACTATCAACACAGAGAACGCCACTACAAAACTCTAATGAAAAGTGTTTATCGTAAAGCCAGGACTGTGAATTGGCAGACTACACGCTCGGGAATTGTCCCCGGGTAAATTCTGTCAAACCACTTTGTATGTGCTGTTGGCTGAGAATCAGCGGGTCGGGACATATTACCGCAATACTTCAATTGCGCCAGAAATATTCCCAGAATTTGTGCCACTCATAAAGGTATCACGCTGCACTAACCTGCACTAGGGTAAAGCCGAGATTTGTTGGAAAAATCCGCACCCCCTTGGCAATCCATGATCCCCAAGTCATCTGGATGGACGATCGTCAATAAAAAACCAGCCACCGGAGCGACTGGTCAAGCTTGCTGTGTTGGGAGGAGAAAACTGATACCGATAACGACGGCTAACTCAGAAAAACTTCTTAGCGTGGAAGATCACTAACTGAGCCAATATCGCGGTTGGAACACCAGACTCCTGTAAAGAAATGTAACAGATCCGATTGGGACATGCAACTCTTTGCATTAGCGCTGATCAAGATTCCTCAGAATTTAACGTCGGGTCGCCTGGGCACGCTCAATCACCGCGATCAAATCCTCGAGCCCACCCAGCCAGATAATCCCCACAACAACGGCCAGAATCCCGACGATCGTCACCCACACCTGATGGCCCCCGCGACGCGTTTTGCCATATTGATTGCGGAGCAGTTCCGCATCCACCCAAGGCGTCGCACCGTGGCGGAACCAACCGATCACACTAATTGCTTGGCCCCATAAGTCCGTGGCGCGGTTCTCGGCCCAGAGCAGATTGGTCAACCAACCGAGATAAGAAGCATAGTGTAGCCGCACTAAAACCGACTGGCTCTGCAGCAACAGATCTTGCCCCAGCCAATTTGCAACCCCCTTACGCCCGATTAATTGCCCCGTCAACGCCGTTGGTGCGGCTCGGTGCGGTAAAGCCAAAGGATCTTGGACGATCGCCGTCAGATCTTCCACCGGCTCCGGTGGCCGCCGCTGCCAACTCTGGGGCAAATCTGGGAAGTAGCGATTAAATCGGATCAACGTCCCTAGTCCAAAGCCAATCAGGGGAAACGCATACATCGGTCGAAAATCGCTGCCCAGCCAAGCCAACTGCTGGAATCCCAACCAGAAACTGATCCAAGCTACCCCCCAGAGCAACAGAGCAAGACCGTAACCAATCACCGCACTCCAAAATGGCAAACCCGCCACAAACAACTGTTGCCGTGTGGAACTCACACGCAATTCCTGCTGCGCCGCATACTGCTGCATATCCAATACCGGCGGCAACTGCCATTGCTGCGCATATTGCATCAATCGCACTAACCGCTCACCGAGCAAAGCATGACTGTTGTTAAACGTTAGATAATGCCGCTGCGAACTGCTCCAATCCCAGGCCAAGGCCTGCTCGATCGGCATCACCGTGAACAGACTCCCCAGGGTCATTGCCTGTCGGTAACCCACGGGCATCACCAGTTCAAACCCTTCCAGCAAAAAGTCCGTATGCCGTTGGGTTTGAATATCCTGACTCAGGCCATAGGCGATTTTGAGTAAGGCCCGCGCTTGACCATTCGGATTACCAGTCCAATTTGCAGCCGCAAAATCCGCCAATCGCGATCGCTGACGCGTAAACCACAATCCCGTCCAACGCAATGCTTTGAAGGTAATGTAAGCAGCCGACGACACCAGCGCCAGCAGATACACTCCGACCAATGGCAGGATTTCGAGCACCCGATTCGATTGTTTAGTCGACCAAGCCGCTAAATAATCAGCCAGTTGGGCCGTCATCACATAAATCAAATAGGGCACCTGCAACAACGCCAGGATCCAGGACATCAAGCCGACATTTAGCGGATGAATGTAGCGCAGTTCCCCACTACAAACCGCCGCAATTTCGTCATCACTCAGCTGATCGAGTAACCCTTGACTCAGAACCATACGCGCCGTCTTCGGGCCGGTGCCATAGGTAAAGGCGATGGGCGCGGGATTGGGCAAAATTTCAAACTGCGGCAACGGACAATTCGCTTTTTGGCAGTAGCTTTGCACCCGTCGCTGCGCCTCCGGACTCACCTGGGCGAGACGGGCGATCGAGAACGGTTGCACCTGATAAAAACGCTGCAACACCAGGCGGAGAAAGTACGGCGCACCGAAGAAGGTCAGCGCCGCCAGGACTAACACATCTAACCCCTGCGCTAACCCCAGCAACGCACCGGGCAAAGGAATTAGCTCATTCGTCCACACCATCAACGGATGGAATATCCCCGGCACAGGAAACTGATAGCTAGGAATACCGGTACTCCAGCGCAAGACGCCTGTGGCAAATCGCATCCAAAAATAAGACGCCGTAAACCACAGCGCATGCAACCCCAAGGGTAACAACGGCACGGCTAAAAACGTGGCTAACTGTGACAGCTGAAACCGCCCGACATCTGGTGACTTTAACCCTTGCCATCGCGGTGCCCGATCGTGCTCACCCACACTTCCAGCCTGGAACCACGGGGGCAAATTCACCGAATGCGGACGCGCCACGGCTTGGGGCACAGCTACATTATTCGAGCTTGCCGCCGCCGGCGAGGCTGGCTGACCAGCGCGCACAGCGCGATCCGAGGATGCCGTGCGATGTTCAACTGGCATCGAGCCACCCGGCCCCACCGGACCGGGTTTCGATCGGCGGCGACGGGCGGCTTTCTGCGGATCGAGCGGCCGAAATCCTGACTCAGACGATACGGGTTGGCCCCCCTCAGCCGGTGGCTGAGCACCCGGTAGGGGATCATGATCGGAAGGCATGGCCAAATCACCCAAAGACAGCATCTTCAGGATACCCGGGGGAATTGAGAATGTTGCGGACAACTTGCGAATCCGACGGTCTACTTCTCAATGCCCGTCGTTAAGGGGGCGATCGCGCTCAATTCCAATTCCGGATGATCCCCTTGCAACTGCTGGAAATTCCAGATGTTCTTAAATAGCAACACCGGCCGCCCCCACATATCCTTAACCACCACCGTATTGAAGATCCGCCCCACTTTATCCAAGGCTTCCCAACCGCCATCCACCCAGCGGGCCACCGTATAAGGTAGCCAGTCCAACTGCGTTTCAACACCATACTCATTTTGCAGCCGGAATTGCA
Proteins encoded in this window:
- a CDS encoding RNA recognition motif domain-containing protein; this encodes MSIRLYVGNLPEDVDRQALEAAFAAAGSTVSIKLITDRKTNQCRGFGFVTVKTDEEADQFIEKFNGQEVNEITLKIEKALPREKADDAPAAKGKGGAKGKGGGKGQGNKVAHVDIAAFQPDPRWASALEQLKDRLAETANS
- a CDS encoding orange carotenoid-binding protein — translated: MPFTLDAARSIFPGTLSADVVPATIARFNQLSNEDQLALIWFAYREMGKSITIAAPGAARMQFAELTLEKIKGMTANEQTQVMCDLAEHNDTEISRTYAAWSANIKLGFWYRLGEWMDEGLVAPIPPAYVLSANAVAVFQAIRDLEPGQQITVLRNSVVDMGYDPTKLEGVERVAEPIVTPMAEAKREKVTIEGIDNETVLSYMDNMNANDFEALIKLFTADGALQPPFQRPIVGSEAVLRFFREDCQNLKLMPKQGVIEPADEGFTQIKVTGKVQTPWFGAGVGMNMAWRFLLTPDNKIFFVAIDLLASPKELLNLAR
- the petJ gene encoding cytochrome c6 PetJ, with product MLKKITAALVAMIGTIAFLTSSPAYAADADAGKQIFSANCAACHAGGRNAVNPAKTLQKGDLEQYGMFDATAIITQVTNGKGAMPAFSSKLDATQIENVAAYVLAQAENGWAK
- a CDS encoding M48 family metallopeptidase, giving the protein MPSDHDPLPGAQPPAEGGQPVSSESGFRPLDPQKAARRRRSKPGPVGPGGSMPVEHRTASSDRAVRAGQPASPAAASSNNVAVPQAVARPHSVNLPPWFQAGSVGEHDRAPRWQGLKSPDVGRFQLSQLATFLAVPLLPLGLHALWFTASYFWMRFATGVLRWSTGIPSYQFPVPGIFHPLMVWTNELIPLPGALLGLAQGLDVLVLAALTFFGAPYFLRLVLQRFYQVQPFSIARLAQVSPEAQRRVQSYCQKANCPLPQFEILPNPAPIAFTYGTGPKTARMVLSQGLLDQLSDDEIAAVCSGELRYIHPLNVGLMSWILALLQVPYLIYVMTAQLADYLAAWSTKQSNRVLEILPLVGVYLLALVSSAAYITFKALRWTGLWFTRQRSRLADFAAANWTGNPNGQARALLKIAYGLSQDIQTQRHTDFLLEGFELVMPVGYRQAMTLGSLFTVMPIEQALAWDWSSSQRHYLTFNNSHALLGERLVRLMQYAQQWQLPPVLDMQQYAAQQELRVSSTRQQLFVAGLPFWSAVIGYGLALLLWGVAWISFWLGFQQLAWLGSDFRPMYAFPLIGFGLGTLIRFNRYFPDLPQSWQRRPPEPVEDLTAIVQDPLALPHRAAPTALTGQLIGRKGVANWLGQDLLLQSQSVLVRLHYASYLGWLTNLLWAENRATDLWGQAISVIGWFRHGATPWVDAELLRNQYGKTRRGGHQVWVTIVGILAVVVGIIWLGGLEDLIAVIERAQATRR
- a CDS encoding NAD(P)H-quinone oxidoreductase subunit 4; the encoded protein is MLTASFPWLTTIILLPIVAALALPIIPDKDGKTVRWYSLIVAVVDFLLIITAFYKEYDFSSSEMQLMERYSWVPQLDLNWSVGADGLSMPLIILTGFITTLAVLASWPVTFKPKLFFFLLLSMYGAQIAVFAVQDMLVFFLAWELELIPVYLLLSIWGGKKRLYAATKFILYTAGGSLFILVAALALAFYGGDVTFDMHALGLKNYTQTFQIWIYVAFFIAYAVKLPVIPFHTWLPDAHGEATAPVHMLLAGILLKMGGYAFIRMNAEMLPGAHAQIAPILIVLGVVNIIYAALTSFAQRNLKRKIAYSSISHMGFVLIGIASFTDLGMSGAVLQMVSHGLIGASLFFLVGATYDRTHTLILSEMGGVAQKMPKIFSMFTVCSMASLALPGMSGFVAELMVFVGFATSDAYATPFKVVIVILAAIGVILTPVYLLSMLREIFYGPENQELVEEQQLIDAEPREIFIIACLLVPIIGIGFYPKLLTQIYDAKTVQLTARLRDAVPTLIANRAKQPPVAMLNPVEMEAQTAPILR
- a CDS encoding phosphoglycerate kinase, whose translation is MAKKTIDSLSAADIQGKKVFIRADFNVPVDGDRKITDDTRIRAALPTIQALTAKGAKVILASHFGRPKGVDDALRLDPVAARLSELLGKPVVKANDCIGDEVATKASSLNDGDVMLLENVRFYSEETSNDPEFAKKLASVADLFVNDAFGTAHRAHASTEGVTKYLSPSVAGLLVEKELKFLQDAIENPKKPLAAIVGGSKVSSKIGVIETLLDKVDKLFIGGGMVFTFYKARGLNVGSSLVEEDKLELAKMLEAKAKEKGVDLLLPTDVVVADKFSAEANTQIVSAEAIPDGWMGLDIGPDSIKTFQAALADCKSVIWNGPMGVFEIDKFAKGTEAVAHSLAELTPKGCTTIIGGGDSVAAVEKVGLADQMSHISTGGGASLELLEGKVLPGIAALNEA
- a CDS encoding NAD(P)H-quinone oxidoreductase subunit O, which translates into the protein MAVKKGAMVRVVREKLENSVEVQASDQRLPHYLFDTPGEILEVRGDHAFVKFGATPTPNIWLRVDQLENFAA
- a CDS encoding fatty acid desaturase — its product is MDIVDSTTTNSSPVPHPLTGQWSLSITIAILMSWVSTLSLLLVVPIHDIPLIGLIIAIFGRAFLHTGLFILAHDAMHQNLLPRHRQLNHRIGQFCVGLYAFLSYRKCRMNHGKHHQIPAQVGDPDFHDGIHPHPVWWYFKFLRGYLSLTSFSLFTGAWIGIFWVGDTALHIAPLNILLFWLLPLILSSTQLFIFGTYLPHRHGTTALPANPLTQPTQLLWSLLSCYHFGQYHWEHHRYPQTPWYQLPQAGSNPINQPLTT